In one window of Vibrio sp. JC009 DNA:
- a CDS encoding SWIM zinc finger family protein, whose protein sequence is MKKEQTINFDMDEFLRRAGDLTFARGIALVKNGCVRHLHSQGDTVFATVDGTLEYKVQISRDTPVSCYCTCPAAEYQDICKHAVAVAMQTNLTPPEVIDEKEIIHSYLSQQAPDELIDIIMGFLKKDEAHWNSWLLRAQASIDIPTLKQLKSWVDDALPQEELWGWGESSGYFQDAEIQFEAIWNVFGLVTTKDQWELIQYIIDRLNLVLERIDDSDGSRFGLERVIAEKMPVIFDRLDWSQEKKAQWLADRLVDDEYDVFPSIEECFADVYSSNEVFISLCQKNLEKLCALGDEKSYWKAKNYAAPLLALARQSGEWRKEVSIKAMLARRTREYLALSKFCREHNELLDAESWLIKARRVANAGYETDACDREEVIVREAMGEYQSAWKLANRVFESSPSFSEYLRLNQIRKRCEIDDPALLSRVEDLLKQAYQEPDGRYVSHQSDDLVRFYIDQSRLDEACVWVETHKVGSNALIELANEVLNDNPETAMRYYFRTVTATIEQTHNSAYEKALRYLQSLEKRLEPLPEVKRAFYENVGKLATKYKRKRNMFKLLKSSYAKYV, encoded by the coding sequence ATGAAAAAAGAACAAACAATCAACTTCGATATGGATGAATTCCTGCGTAGAGCCGGCGATCTGACTTTTGCCAGAGGCATTGCATTGGTTAAAAACGGATGTGTTCGTCATCTGCATTCACAAGGCGATACTGTTTTTGCGACGGTAGACGGGACGCTTGAATATAAAGTGCAGATAAGCCGAGATACCCCGGTTTCTTGCTATTGCACATGTCCGGCAGCGGAATATCAGGATATATGCAAGCACGCTGTTGCCGTTGCTATGCAGACAAACCTTACACCACCGGAAGTTATCGACGAGAAAGAGATCATTCATAGCTATCTTAGCCAACAGGCACCAGATGAACTGATAGATATTATCATGGGCTTTTTAAAAAAAGACGAAGCACACTGGAACAGTTGGTTGCTCAGAGCTCAGGCGAGTATAGATATTCCGACGCTAAAGCAGCTCAAAAGTTGGGTGGATGATGCTCTTCCACAGGAAGAGCTATGGGGGTGGGGAGAGTCATCGGGATATTTTCAGGATGCAGAAATCCAGTTCGAAGCTATCTGGAATGTGTTTGGCCTGGTGACGACTAAAGACCAGTGGGAGCTGATTCAGTACATCATTGATCGTTTGAATCTGGTGTTAGAGAGGATTGATGACTCAGATGGTTCGAGGTTTGGTCTTGAGAGGGTAATAGCTGAAAAAATGCCGGTCATATTTGATCGTCTTGACTGGAGTCAGGAGAAAAAGGCTCAGTGGCTGGCAGATCGTCTGGTTGATGATGAGTATGATGTATTTCCCTCTATCGAAGAGTGCTTCGCTGATGTTTACTCCAGCAATGAGGTATTTATAAGCCTTTGTCAGAAAAATCTTGAGAAGCTATGTGCTTTGGGTGATGAAAAATCATACTGGAAGGCCAAAAATTATGCCGCTCCATTGCTTGCTCTTGCCCGGCAGTCAGGTGAATGGAGAAAGGAAGTCAGTATCAAGGCTATGTTGGCCCGGCGAACAAGGGAGTATCTGGCTTTGAGTAAGTTCTGCCGGGAACATAACGAATTATTAGATGCTGAAAGTTGGCTGATAAAAGCCCGAAGAGTAGCGAATGCAGGTTATGAAACGGATGCTTGTGACAGGGAAGAGGTCATTGTCAGAGAAGCCATGGGCGAGTATCAGAGTGCCTGGAAACTGGCAAACCGGGTTTTCGAGTCATCTCCAAGCTTTAGCGAATACCTTCGACTTAACCAAATTCGTAAGCGCTGTGAAATTGATGATCCTGCGCTTCTTTCGCGAGTTGAGGATTTATTAAAACAGGCTTATCAGGAGCCAGATGGAAGGTATGTTTCTCATCAAAGTGATGATCTTGTGAGGTTTTATATAGATCAGAGCCGACTGGATGAGGCGTGCGTATGGGTGGAAACGCATAAAGTGGGCTCGAATGCACTAATAGAGCTGGCAAATGAAGTCCTCAATGACAACCCTGAAACTGCAATGAGATACTATTTTCGAACAGTGACTGCTACGATTGAACAAACTCACAATAGCGCTTATGAAAAAGCGCTCCGTTATCTTCAATCTCTGGAAAAGCGATTAGAACCACTCCCTGAAGTAAAGAGAGCGTTTTATGAGAACGTAGGAAAACTTGCCACAAAGTACAAGCGAAAACGAAATATGTTCAAGTTGCTTAAAAGCAGCTATGCAAAATACGTATAA
- a CDS encoding WYL domain-containing protein, with the protein MPKIEETRQKSTILRNLIMLERVRSYHAPMTTSEIYQALLDEGYKVSKRTVERDLQKLCEWAELDYEETPNGNLWYRDSRKSDVINIVSTAEAFLLVLSENLLRKILPNSLSAKLEKLLGKASATLASKHQLTRWNRKVSVISDGYPLIPDESQLSEALREIIYKAVLDEEKIKIVYQGAKSESCTDYSLNPIGLIIRDQSHYLAATKVDSPEKPQLFLFHRIKHAERLYLDIVKPKTFSFESYLSTNPTGWVLAEEPEKMVMKVKRFALDVLTHNKLAEDQRLEKLDDEWFRVTFTCIPTYDLIAWVLRYGEDVVLESPQSLRTKVADIVTNSAKNYA; encoded by the coding sequence GTGCCAAAAATAGAAGAGACCCGACAAAAAAGCACAATATTACGCAACCTGATCATGCTTGAACGAGTGCGCTCCTATCACGCTCCTATGACTACATCAGAGATTTACCAGGCGTTATTAGATGAGGGATACAAAGTATCCAAGCGCACTGTTGAACGCGATCTGCAAAAACTCTGTGAATGGGCGGAGCTGGATTATGAAGAGACGCCAAACGGGAATCTCTGGTATCGGGATTCACGTAAATCTGACGTGATCAACATCGTTTCGACTGCGGAAGCTTTTTTACTTGTTCTGTCGGAAAACCTCCTGCGCAAGATCCTGCCAAATAGCCTGTCTGCAAAATTAGAGAAATTGCTTGGCAAGGCGTCCGCAACATTGGCTTCTAAGCATCAGTTAACTCGTTGGAATCGAAAAGTCAGTGTGATATCCGATGGTTATCCATTGATTCCGGATGAAAGCCAGCTTTCCGAAGCGCTCAGAGAGATAATCTACAAAGCGGTACTGGATGAGGAGAAAATTAAGATTGTGTATCAGGGTGCAAAGAGTGAGAGCTGTACTGATTACTCGCTAAACCCCATAGGGCTTATCATTCGGGACCAAAGCCACTATCTGGCAGCAACGAAGGTTGACTCACCGGAAAAGCCACAGCTGTTTCTGTTCCACCGCATTAAGCACGCAGAGCGGCTTTACCTGGATATCGTCAAACCTAAAACGTTCAGCTTTGAGTCTTATCTTTCTACAAATCCTACCGGGTGGGTATTAGCTGAAGAGCCAGAGAAAATGGTTATGAAGGTTAAAAGGTTCGCCCTGGATGTTCTGACTCACAATAAACTGGCAGAAGATCAGCGATTAGAAAAATTAGATGATGAGTGGTTCAGAGTAACCTTCACCTGCATTCCTACCTATGATCTTATAGCCTGGGTACTTCGGTATGGCGAGGATGTTGTACTTGAGTCTCCCCAAAGCCTTCGCACTAAAGTTGCAGATATAGTTACGAACAGTGCAAAGAACTATGCTTGA
- a CDS encoding GGDEF and EAL domain-containing protein: protein MFRKKRLFFWGALIVLIVLMSALLYVAHYIVAPTVVKESVAKAKLQAQVIEKELAIKFSEQAALTKSLAVIASSIPLNRNSFISNAGILIENSTGIAGGGIWPEPYQLIDSQEKASLFWVKTGDGKFRLDEGYNSPQSQAYQNEFWYQAAKNAAINQCVWSQAYVDPHSNVPMVTCSVRIERDGLFWGVATIDIDLSGVNQRLMEIKAQSGIISFILDKNEQFVATSLPQDHSLLMHSIEKAVDADLSLAPLVEAVHHLDSSFIQLDSSVLGSERSILVVTRLAGQNWHIGVIFPDSIAKKQINLLNDYFYFFIVFLSITFAAFIVITSIIAFWNITLSKTVKSKSDQLVEESFKDSLTGLPNQSGMFAELEQKIRIAKESSESSFAIFFLDIDDFKKQNDRFGLAGGDQLLKLVASRLQSAMRTSDFICRFGGDEFVVITQVSDDKHDAEAVCSHILNTIHEAFLLDGKEVRLTSSIGIACYKKDGDQVNELLRNASIAKREAKNTARNSFSFSSTDMNKRTLRKMVLEEKLKVAIECGEISVAYQPIVDLSTGQPRKFEALARWTNPVLGVVPPWEFIELAEHNGMIIELGDCILKQALTACARMRKRHSRDYMIAVNVSPKQFHDPHFASRVITVLDDLELPHSCLTLEITEGVLIDNKEKSESVIQELCGSGIKIAMDDFGTGYSSLSYIRHYPFDILKIDKEFIDDLVTDPKSKRLVEATLAMASSLDIDVVAEGIEEAEQAELLKQRGCKYAQGYFYARPLNEEALEAWLLESYWNQ from the coding sequence ATGTTTAGAAAAAAAAGGCTTTTTTTTTGGGGAGCTCTCATCGTTCTTATCGTCTTGATGAGTGCGCTGCTTTACGTTGCCCACTATATCGTTGCGCCGACTGTTGTTAAGGAAAGCGTTGCTAAAGCTAAGTTACAGGCCCAGGTGATAGAAAAAGAGCTGGCAATAAAGTTCTCTGAGCAGGCGGCACTTACTAAGAGCCTTGCGGTAATTGCATCCAGTATCCCGCTTAACCGGAATAGCTTTATTAGTAATGCCGGTATTCTGATAGAAAACAGTACGGGTATTGCCGGTGGTGGTATCTGGCCCGAACCGTACCAGTTAATCGATAGTCAGGAAAAAGCGTCATTATTCTGGGTAAAAACCGGTGACGGAAAATTCCGGCTTGATGAAGGCTACAACTCACCGCAGAGCCAGGCTTACCAGAATGAATTCTGGTATCAGGCTGCCAAAAATGCTGCTATTAACCAGTGCGTCTGGTCACAGGCCTATGTTGACCCACACTCTAATGTTCCTATGGTGACTTGCTCTGTCAGAATTGAGCGTGATGGGCTTTTCTGGGGGGTGGCAACAATAGATATTGATCTTAGTGGTGTTAATCAGCGTCTGATGGAAATTAAAGCGCAGTCGGGTATCATCAGTTTTATTCTGGATAAAAACGAACAGTTTGTTGCTACCTCACTGCCACAAGATCACAGCCTTCTGATGCACAGCATAGAAAAGGCGGTAGATGCAGATTTGTCACTGGCTCCTTTGGTTGAAGCCGTTCATCATCTTGACAGTTCCTTTATTCAACTTGATTCCAGTGTTCTTGGCTCAGAACGTTCTATTCTGGTCGTGACCAGGCTTGCAGGTCAGAACTGGCATATAGGCGTCATATTTCCAGACTCTATTGCAAAAAAACAGATTAATCTGCTGAATGATTACTTTTACTTCTTTATCGTTTTTCTGAGTATTACCTTCGCGGCGTTTATCGTTATCACCTCTATTATTGCCTTCTGGAATATAACTCTCAGTAAGACAGTAAAGTCAAAATCTGACCAGCTTGTTGAAGAATCTTTTAAAGACAGCTTAACTGGCCTGCCAAATCAGTCGGGGATGTTTGCTGAGTTGGAGCAGAAAATTCGTATTGCTAAAGAGTCTTCTGAATCCAGTTTTGCCATATTTTTTCTCGACATTGACGATTTTAAAAAGCAAAACGACAGATTTGGACTGGCTGGGGGGGACCAGTTATTAAAGCTGGTCGCCTCAAGACTACAATCAGCAATGAGAACGTCAGACTTTATATGCCGCTTTGGTGGTGATGAATTTGTTGTTATCACTCAGGTTAGTGACGACAAGCACGATGCTGAAGCTGTCTGCTCACATATTCTGAACACAATACATGAGGCCTTCCTCCTTGACGGGAAAGAAGTCCGCCTTACTTCGAGTATTGGCATTGCCTGCTATAAGAAAGATGGTGATCAGGTTAACGAACTGTTGAGAAACGCTTCTATCGCGAAACGCGAAGCAAAAAATACTGCCAGAAATAGCTTTAGTTTTTCTTCAACGGATATGAATAAAAGAACTTTGCGTAAAATGGTGCTTGAAGAAAAACTTAAAGTAGCTATTGAATGCGGCGAAATTAGTGTTGCTTATCAACCTATTGTTGACTTAAGCACAGGCCAGCCGAGGAAATTTGAAGCGCTTGCCCGCTGGACTAATCCGGTCCTTGGCGTTGTTCCTCCATGGGAGTTTATTGAGCTGGCAGAACACAACGGCATGATTATTGAGCTGGGAGACTGTATTTTGAAGCAGGCTCTTACGGCGTGTGCCCGCATGCGTAAACGTCACAGCCGGGACTATATGATTGCAGTAAACGTCTCACCAAAGCAGTTTCACGATCCTCATTTTGCCTCCCGGGTAATAACGGTTCTGGACGACCTGGAGTTACCACACAGCTGTTTGACACTGGAAATAACCGAAGGCGTGCTGATTGATAACAAAGAAAAAAGTGAATCGGTTATTCAGGAACTTTGCGGCAGTGGAATTAAGATAGCAATGGATGATTTTGGTACTGGTTACTCCTCTCTGAGTTATATCCGTCACTATCCTTTTGATATTCTTAAAATAGATAAAGAGTTTATCGATGATCTGGTAACTGACCCGAAAAGCAAAAGGCTGGTAGAAGCCACTCTGGCAATGGCCAGCAGCTTAGATATTGATGTGGTAGCAGAGGGTATTGAAGAAGCTGAGCAAGCCGAGCTTTTAAAGCAGAGAGGGTGTAAATACGCGCAGGGCTATTTCTATGCCCGTCCCCTGAATGAAGAGGCCTTAGAAGCCTGGCTGCTGGAATCTTATTGGAACCAGTAA
- the dgt gene encoding dGTPase, whose product MNYHKKLKSNRYRQSTIQGRVFNEEMESDRGRAINSAAVRRLQQKTQVFPLEANAAVRSRLTHSLEVQQVGRYISKTILSKLAEQGLDISDFSDGFVSAVEVACLLHDIGNPPFGHFGEEAINLWTKSFLSDAIRERFEGELDCDKLIQDLCSFEGNAQGIRVLHQLQDLNLTYTQLACLIKYTRPAYAEKPKKGHEFEYRMKKPGYYFTEEELLTQIESCLEIDKGCRFPLTYIMEAADDISYCIADLDDAIDKGILTVEKLHSEIKRIWESFRGEEGIDDTVIDEGYLLRIAEEAMKRAKQEKFISSHAYILTLRTRLVNDLAGYAATRYVDNHDAVFNGTLDESLLDGKDEYHVATETLRKLAQENVFSHYEVENLELKGYAVISGLLKIYSSLINVSFEDFKTLAVDNRLKSNPVATRLFHKLSSKHKTTYLKAVGEIYSQEDKMLTDSDKLMELYHRSRLVIDYISGMTDGFALEEYRNLSAAV is encoded by the coding sequence ATGAACTACCATAAAAAACTAAAATCCAACCGATACCGCCAGTCAACAATTCAGGGACGGGTGTTTAACGAAGAAATGGAAAGTGATCGGGGAAGAGCGATTAACTCAGCTGCCGTTAGGCGCTTACAGCAAAAGACACAGGTTTTTCCACTAGAGGCTAATGCGGCTGTTCGTAGCCGTCTGACTCACTCCCTTGAAGTTCAGCAGGTTGGCCGTTACATCAGCAAAACCATATTGAGCAAACTCGCTGAACAGGGACTGGATATTAGTGATTTCTCTGATGGCTTTGTTAGCGCCGTAGAAGTCGCCTGTCTGCTTCATGATATTGGTAACCCGCCATTTGGACATTTTGGTGAAGAAGCGATTAACCTCTGGACCAAATCTTTTCTGTCTGACGCTATCCGGGAAAGGTTCGAAGGAGAACTGGACTGCGACAAGCTGATCCAGGATCTTTGCAGTTTCGAAGGCAACGCTCAGGGGATAAGGGTTCTTCACCAACTGCAGGATCTTAATCTGACTTACACGCAGCTGGCATGTCTTATCAAATACACGCGCCCGGCGTATGCTGAAAAACCGAAAAAAGGGCATGAATTCGAATACCGGATGAAAAAGCCGGGCTACTACTTTACCGAAGAGGAACTCCTGACCCAAATAGAGAGTTGCCTGGAAATTGATAAAGGCTGCCGCTTTCCTCTGACATATATTATGGAGGCTGCAGACGATATCTCATACTGCATTGCAGATTTAGATGATGCCATCGATAAAGGCATTCTTACTGTTGAAAAGCTGCACTCTGAAATAAAAAGAATCTGGGAGTCATTCAGGGGAGAAGAGGGCATTGATGACACTGTTATTGATGAAGGTTACCTCCTGCGTATAGCGGAAGAAGCCATGAAACGGGCTAAACAGGAAAAGTTTATTAGCAGCCACGCCTACATCCTTACATTGAGAACCAGACTGGTTAATGATTTGGCTGGCTATGCTGCCACCAGATATGTTGATAATCATGACGCCGTATTTAATGGTACGCTGGATGAGTCATTACTGGATGGTAAAGATGAGTATCATGTGGCTACCGAAACATTAAGAAAACTGGCCCAGGAAAATGTTTTCAGCCATTATGAAGTGGAGAATCTGGAGCTTAAAGGCTATGCCGTAATTTCCGGGTTACTGAAAATATATTCTTCGTTAATCAATGTTTCCTTTGAAGACTTTAAAACCTTGGCGGTAGATAACAGGCTAAAATCTAATCCTGTTGCTACCCGGTTATTTCACAAGCTATCAAGCAAACATAAAACAACCTACTTAAAAGCGGTCGGGGAAATCTATTCTCAAGAGGACAAGATGCTTACTGATAGTGATAAGTTGATGGAGCTTTATCATCGCTCCCGACTGGTCATAGATTACATTAGTGGTATGACAGATGGTTTTGCTTTGGAAGAGTACCGAAACCTGAGTGCTGCTGTTTAA
- a CDS encoding GNAT family acetyltransferase, with protein sequence MKIRAYTNNDKQKVIALWQECGLVAPQNNPAKDIERKLKVDPDLFLVGVKEDEIVATVMGGYEGHRGWINYLAVKTGHQRKGYGQQILKAVEGLIQEKGCPKINLQVRNTNTSVIEFYKAIGYADDNVAGLGKRLEHD encoded by the coding sequence ATGAAAATCAGAGCATACACCAACAACGACAAACAAAAAGTAATCGCACTCTGGCAAGAATGCGGTCTTGTAGCTCCTCAGAATAATCCCGCCAAAGATATCGAGAGAAAACTGAAAGTCGATCCAGATTTGTTCCTTGTGGGGGTGAAGGAAGATGAAATTGTCGCTACCGTTATGGGTGGATACGAAGGACACCGTGGCTGGATAAATTATCTTGCTGTCAAAACCGGGCACCAGCGAAAGGGGTATGGGCAGCAGATCTTAAAGGCGGTAGAAGGCCTGATTCAAGAAAAAGGCTGCCCTAAAATCAATCTTCAGGTCCGGAATACAAATACAAGCGTTATCGAGTTCTATAAGGCTATTGGCTATGCCGACGATAATGTTGCAGGGCTCGGAAAAAGGCTTGAACATGATTAA
- a CDS encoding ATP-binding protein: protein MDNIISHHLSRAHLGYQPLAGQVAVVSVVTRLTNALTKLESYSHISVKVTIADNIRFYGEDGDLMEIMGNLIENACKYGKSCVEISAVKSEKELEIRVEDDGPGIDSHLRTSILKRGARSDTANLGQGLGLAVVTDILSSYGGALHISTSQLGGACVSFTLPGPEK from the coding sequence ATGGATAACATCATCAGCCACCATTTAAGCCGTGCTCATTTGGGCTATCAGCCTTTAGCCGGGCAGGTTGCTGTTGTCTCAGTAGTTACCCGCCTGACTAATGCGTTAACAAAACTGGAGAGTTATTCCCATATTTCAGTCAAAGTCACGATAGCCGATAACATTCGTTTTTATGGTGAGGATGGGGATCTGATGGAAATCATGGGTAATCTTATTGAAAATGCATGTAAATATGGAAAAAGCTGCGTTGAAATTTCCGCCGTTAAATCAGAAAAAGAGCTGGAGATCCGGGTGGAAGATGATGGACCCGGCATCGATTCTCATTTAAGAACATCAATATTGAAAAGGGGGGCCCGTTCTGACACGGCGAACCTTGGACAGGGCCTGGGTTTGGCTGTGGTAACCGATATTTTAAGCAGCTACGGAGGAGCCCTGCATATATCAACATCGCAGTTGGGCGGTGCTTGTGTTTCATTCACACTGCCTGGACCAGAAAAGTAG